Within the Terriglobales bacterium genome, the region CCGGCTGGCCCAGATAGACCTTGGCGATGTCGCTCTCATCCACTTTGCCCTTGACGTACACCTCGCTGGTGTCGCCCAGGGTCATCACCAGCGTGGCCGAAGACCCCAGGATCAGGATGGAGCTGACCGCATCGCCCACTTCCACGTTGCGGGAGAGTATCAAGCCGTCCATGGGCGAGACGATGGTCGAGTTGCGGTACTCCTGCTGTAACTGTTCCAGCGTGGCCTTGCTCTGCTGCACCTGTGCCTGCGCCTGGGTCAGAGAGGCCTTTGCCATGTCGCGCTTGTTCACCGACAGCTCGTAGTTCCTCTGGGCGTCGTCCAGTGCCGCCTGCGAGACCACACCCTCTTTGGCCATCTGTTGGGCGCGCTGGTAGGCGCGCAGCAGCAGCGGGACGTCCGGACCCAGCGCATCCACCTTGGCGCGCTCCACGTTGGCCTTGGCGGCCTGCAGCGCAGCTTCCGACTGGTTCACCCGCGCCTGGATCTCTTCCTTGTCCAGCTCGGCCAGCAGTTGGCCGGTCTTCACCTTTTCGCCCGCGTCCATGTAGAGCTTCTTGACGATGCCGCTGGCCTTGGACTTGATCTCGACTTTCGTGATGGGCTCGATCTTGCCGGTGGCGACCACGCTCTTGGCCAGGTCACCCTTCTCTACCTTGGCCAGTTTCGAGGGGTCAATCTTGCTGCCACCGCGGGTGAATGCCACCAGTCCCCCTACCACTACCAGGAGGAGCAGGATCGAGCCACCGATGTAAAAAAAGCGTCTCCGCTTCTTGTGCTTTCCGTTGCCGTTCGCCACGTCGCCTCCTGACGCCTGGGGCCTGCCCTGAAGGCCTGACCCGCCCTGAAGTCCTGACCCTATGATACGGGGAACTTCCCACCTGGGTTCCCTGAGAATCCGACGCCCAACCGCTGGTTTCCGGGCCGCCGGGGCGGGCCTTGGGCCTGCCCGGTTCCTTTGGCTCCTTTAGACACTCCGGCGAGGGAAAGGGAAGCAGGAAAAGCCCGCCCCCGGGGGGAAGCGGAGGCCCTTGTTTCGGGATCGTTTCGCAGGCGACAGGGGAAGAGTGTGAGGTCTGGGGCCCGGCTGCCGGGTGGTAGAATCCCGATTCCATGAACACTCTGGTGCTGCTGCGGGCCCTGCTCGTGGCCGTGCTGATTCTCCTGAACGCCTTCTTCGTGGCGGCCGAGTTCGCCCTGTTGGGCGTGCGGGAAACCCGCATCCAGCAGCTCATCGAGAGCGGCCGCACCGGCGCCCGCGCCGTCCTGCGCCTGCACCAGAACTTCGACCAGGTCCTGCTGGCGGTGCAACTGGGAGTGACGCTGGCCAGCCTGGGCCTGGGCTGGGCGGGCGAACCCTTCGTCGCCCATCTGCTGGAAGGAGTAGTGGGAAACATCCCCTACGTCCTCGTCTACTCCACCACCATCTCCTTCGTGCTGGCCTTCGTTCTGATCACCTACCTGGTGGTGATTCTGGGGGAGGTGGTGCCCAAGTCGGTGGCCCTGCAGCGGGGCGAGCGCGTGGCGCTGGCGGTGGCCGCGCCCATGGAAATCTTCATGACCCTGATGCGGCCCTTCCTGGCGGTGATGAGCCGCTCGGCGCGGCTGGTGCTGCGGCTGTTCGGCTCGCGCCAGATGCAGGAGGGAAGCCACTCGCCGGAGGAGATCCGCCTGATCGCCACCGCCAGCCGCCGGGTGGGCTTGTTGCCCGCTCAGCAGGAGGAGATGCTGCACCGGGTGCTCGACCTCTCCGACGTGCTGGTGCGGGAGATCATGGTGCCGCGGACGCGCATCTTTTCGCTCTCCGCCGATCTGACGCTGGCGGAGGCCATGGCCAAAGTGGTGGAGGAGCAGCACTCCCGCGTCCCCGTCTTCGATCCCAAGCTGGGTCCGGAGCACATTGTGGGCGTGCTGTACTCCAAGGACCTCTCGCGGCTGATGCACGCCAAGCTGGCGGCGCTGGCCACCGACGATGGCTCGCCCGTGTCCGCGGAGCTGCCCGTCCGCCGTATCATGCGCTCCGTGCTGGTGGTCCCGGAGACCAAGCCGGTCATCGGTCTACTGGTGGAATTCAAGAAGAACAAGCGCCACCTGGCGGTGGTGGTGGACGAGTTCGGCTCCACCAGCGGCGTGGTGACGGTGGAAGACGTGCTGGAGCAGATCGTGGGCGAGATCGAGGATGAATTCGACGTTGCCCCGCGCCTGCTGCTGCCGCTCGAATCGGGGGCGCTGGTGCTCGACGGGGGAGAAAACATCCGCGACCTCGAGACCCAGCACCATCTGGTCCTGCCCCGCGACCAGGGCTTCGAGACCTTGGGCGGCTTCGTCCTGGCCAAGCTGGAACGCATTCCCCGGGGCGGGGAAATGCTCGAATACGACGGCCGACGCTTCACCGTCCTCAAGATGGACGGCCTGCGCATCGCCCAAGTCAAGGTGGAGCCGGCGGTGCCGAAGTCGGCACCCAGCAAGCCGTTGGAGCGCGCGGGGGGTTGAAAGCGATTGAGTCATTGAGTCATTTGGTCATTGAGTCATTGAGAAGCCGGGGCCTGAAGAAGTCCTGCCTGTGCTGCGCTACCTCATAACCCGGTTGCTGTACACGCTGCCCGCGGTGTGGCTGGTGGTTTCGGTCGTCTTCCTGATGATCCACCTGGTCCCCGGGGACCCGGTGCAGCAGATGCTGGGCGAGGGCGCCGCCAGTGCCGACGTGCAAGCGGCCCGCCACGCCTACGGCCTCGACGTCCCCTTGGGGCAGCAGTACGTGAACTACTGGAAGGGAGTGCTGCACGGCGACCTGGGACGCTCGCTGCGGCTGGACCAGCCGGTGCGGACGCTGATCGCGCAGCGCTACCCGGCGACAATCGCTCTGACGCTGGCGGCGCTGGCCGTGGCATTGGCTGTCTCCATCCCCGCCGGAGTGCGCTCGG harbors:
- a CDS encoding efflux RND transporter periplasmic adaptor subunit, yielding MANGNGKHKKRRRFFYIGGSILLLLVVVGGLVAFTRGGSKIDPSKLAKVEKGDLAKSVVATGKIEPITKVEIKSKASGIVKKLYMDAGEKVKTGQLLAELDKEEIQARVNQSEAALQAAKANVERAKVDALGPDVPLLLRAYQRAQQMAKEGVVSQAALDDAQRNYELSVNKRDMAKASLTQAQAQVQQSKATLEQLQQEYRNSTIVSPMDGLILSRNVEVGDAVSSILILGSSATLVMTLGDTSEVYVKGKVDESDIAKVYLGQPARIKVESFKDKTFNGKVTKISPLGVEKDNVTTFEVRVSVTNDKEELKAAMTANAEIILEEHKGTLIIPEGAILYDKDKNASVEVPDPHAKEGKRKVAVKIGVSNGAKTEVLSGVKEGDQVIVQ
- a CDS encoding hemolysin family protein → MNTLVLLRALLVAVLILLNAFFVAAEFALLGVRETRIQQLIESGRTGARAVLRLHQNFDQVLLAVQLGVTLASLGLGWAGEPFVAHLLEGVVGNIPYVLVYSTTISFVLAFVLITYLVVILGEVVPKSVALQRGERVALAVAAPMEIFMTLMRPFLAVMSRSARLVLRLFGSRQMQEGSHSPEEIRLIATASRRVGLLPAQQEEMLHRVLDLSDVLVREIMVPRTRIFSLSADLTLAEAMAKVVEEQHSRVPVFDPKLGPEHIVGVLYSKDLSRLMHAKLAALATDDGSPVSAELPVRRIMRSVLVVPETKPVIGLLVEFKKNKRHLAVVVDEFGSTSGVVTVEDVLEQIVGEIEDEFDVAPRLLLPLESGALVLDGGENIRDLETQHHLVLPRDQGFETLGGFVLAKLERIPRGGEMLEYDGRRFTVLKMDGLRIAQVKVEPAVPKSAPSKPLERAGG